The Sphingobium sp. BYY-5 genome includes a window with the following:
- a CDS encoding DUF5695 domain-containing protein: MTKTLPLIALLLASAPVMMPAAGALAQAQPAKKVFPPIARTAFRTPAFDLALRTDTQTLAHLSPTGETTFDFVPAGREAERAGDGYVHIGDIHIRLKSGDGAWQDFSSAHARKPIVKLAVRGDMLAAADITASMGADIPLRVERQWVNDNGVLALRFTLVNTSRAPVEIGALGLPMVFDNIILDRDLDQAHAQASFVDPYIGRDAGYVQVTRLNGQGPALLVLPEKGTPLEAYRPVLEARAAPKDDIFIDRSPRSQVSEGFYDWTIASKGFAQKEWAKAGQQWNEPTSITLTPGQSRTIGLRFVTSPGIRAIEDILVANKRPVAVGIPGYVVPSDQSASLFLKSPSPVAKIESFPATALTATPADSGTGWARYDVKASGWGQARLTITYADGQAQTVSYYITKPLEQVMADIGHFTTTNQWFEGKDDPFHRSPAILTYDREENKILTQDGRVWVAGMSDEGGAGSWVAAAIKQLDNPNPEEVAKLERLVNETVLGHLQVAEGDHAGAVKKSLFYYDPKAFPNFYDPSINWKNWTAWPKKEADDLGRSYNYPHVAIGHWVLYRLARENQGLVKQHDWRFYLDWAYRTSVAMMRDAPYYAQFGQMEGDVFLDILKDLKREGLTTEADEMEKLMKGRADHWRTLKYPFGSEMAWDSTGQPEVYAWMRYFGYQPQADITKEVILGYDPTIPSWGYNGNARRYWDFLYGGKVSRIERQIHHYGSALNAVPLFDAYRQNPEDLHLLRVAYGGMMGGITNIDQQGFGSAAFHSWPDMMKWDAISGDYGMGFYGHAIASATYVVKDKTFGWLGFGGKVQADGAIVHVVPQDGARRRLFIAPAGLWITLEAGRIAGADYDSASGQVILALDPADAATPKARLLFETTTRDGRPYAIDGAAADRGGYAIPLDAGVTRVTLIPR; encoded by the coding sequence ATGACAAAGACACTGCCGCTCATCGCCCTGCTGCTGGCGTCCGCGCCGGTCATGATGCCTGCCGCAGGCGCCCTCGCTCAGGCCCAGCCGGCCAAGAAGGTCTTCCCGCCGATCGCGAGGACCGCGTTCAGGACCCCGGCCTTCGACCTCGCGCTGCGCACCGACACGCAGACGCTGGCGCATCTGTCTCCGACCGGGGAGACCACGTTCGACTTCGTGCCTGCGGGCCGGGAGGCCGAGCGAGCGGGCGATGGCTATGTCCATATCGGCGACATCCACATCCGCCTGAAAAGCGGCGACGGGGCGTGGCAGGATTTCTCCTCCGCCCATGCGCGCAAGCCCATCGTCAAGCTGGCGGTGCGCGGCGACATGCTGGCGGCGGCGGACATCACGGCGTCGATGGGCGCGGACATCCCGCTGCGCGTCGAGCGGCAGTGGGTCAATGACAATGGCGTGCTCGCGCTGCGCTTCACGCTGGTGAACACCAGCCGCGCGCCGGTGGAGATCGGTGCGCTCGGCCTGCCGATGGTGTTCGACAATATCATCCTCGATCGCGACCTGGATCAGGCCCATGCACAGGCGAGTTTCGTCGATCCCTATATCGGCCGCGACGCGGGCTATGTGCAGGTCACGCGCCTCAACGGCCAAGGCCCCGCCCTGCTGGTGCTGCCCGAAAAGGGCACTCCGCTCGAAGCCTATCGCCCGGTACTGGAAGCGCGCGCCGCGCCCAAGGACGACATCTTCATCGACCGCAGCCCCCGCAGCCAGGTGTCGGAAGGCTTCTACGACTGGACCATCGCCAGCAAGGGCTTTGCCCAGAAGGAATGGGCCAAGGCCGGGCAACAATGGAACGAGCCGACCAGCATCACGCTTACCCCCGGCCAGAGCCGCACCATCGGCCTGCGCTTCGTAACCTCCCCCGGCATCCGCGCGATCGAGGATATACTGGTCGCCAACAAGCGGCCAGTTGCGGTCGGGATTCCCGGCTATGTCGTACCCTCCGACCAGTCCGCCAGCCTCTTCCTGAAATCACCCAGCCCGGTCGCGAAGATCGAAAGCTTCCCCGCCACCGCGCTGACCGCAACGCCCGCGGACAGCGGCACCGGCTGGGCGCGCTATGATGTGAAGGCCAGCGGCTGGGGTCAGGCCCGTCTCACCATCACCTATGCCGACGGGCAGGCCCAGACCGTCAGCTACTATATCACCAAGCCGCTGGAGCAGGTGATGGCCGATATCGGCCACTTCACTACGACCAATCAGTGGTTCGAGGGCAAGGATGACCCTTTCCACCGTTCGCCCGCCATCCTCACCTATGACCGGGAGGAGAATAAAATCCTGACCCAGGACGGCCGCGTCTGGGTCGCCGGGATGAGCGATGAAGGCGGCGCGGGAAGCTGGGTCGCCGCCGCGATCAAGCAACTCGACAATCCGAACCCGGAAGAGGTCGCCAAGCTGGAGCGGCTGGTCAACGAGACGGTCCTCGGTCATCTCCAAGTCGCGGAAGGCGACCATGCCGGGGCCGTCAAGAAGAGCCTTTTCTATTACGATCCCAAGGCGTTTCCGAACTTCTACGATCCGTCGATCAACTGGAAGAACTGGACCGCCTGGCCGAAGAAAGAGGCCGACGATCTCGGCCGCTCCTATAATTATCCCCATGTCGCGATCGGCCATTGGGTGCTCTATCGCCTCGCCCGCGAAAACCAGGGGCTGGTGAAGCAGCATGACTGGCGCTTCTATCTCGACTGGGCTTATCGCACCTCGGTCGCGATGATGCGCGATGCACCCTATTATGCCCAATTCGGGCAGATGGAAGGCGACGTCTTCCTCGACATCCTCAAGGATCTGAAGCGCGAAGGCCTGACCACCGAAGCGGACGAGATGGAGAAGCTGATGAAGGGTCGCGCCGACCATTGGCGCACGCTCAAATATCCTTTCGGTAGCGAAATGGCCTGGGATTCGACCGGCCAGCCCGAAGTCTATGCCTGGATGCGCTATTTCGGGTATCAGCCACAGGCCGACATAACCAAAGAGGTAATATTGGGCTATGACCCGACCATCCCTAGTTGGGGCTATAACGGCAATGCCCGTCGCTATTGGGACTTCCTCTACGGCGGCAAGGTATCACGGATCGAGCGGCAGATTCACCATTATGGATCAGCGCTCAACGCCGTGCCGCTGTTCGACGCCTATCGCCAGAATCCCGAAGACCTGCACCTGCTGCGCGTTGCCTATGGCGGGATGATGGGCGGCATCACCAATATCGACCAGCAGGGCTTCGGTTCGGCCGCCTTCCATAGCTGGCCCGACATGATGAAATGGGACGCGATCAGCGGCGATTATGGCATGGGCTTTTACGGCCATGCGATCGCATCGGCGACTTATGTGGTGAAGGATAAGACATTCGGCTGGCTGGGCTTCGGCGGCAAGGTGCAGGCCGATGGCGCAATCGTCCATGTCGTGCCGCAGGACGGCGCGCGCCGTCGCCTGTTCATTGCGCCGGCAGGCCTGTGGATCACGCTGGAGGCGGGGCGGATCGCCGGCGCCGACTATGACAGCGCTTCGGGACAGGTCATATTGGCGCTCGATCCCGCCGATGCTGCCACTCCCAAGGCGCGGCTGCTGTTCGAGACAACAACCAGGGACGGCCGCCCCTATGCGATCGACGGCGCAGCAGCCGATCGAGGCGGCTATGCCATCCCGCTGGACGCTGGAGTGACGCGCGTCACGCTGATCCCACGCTGA
- a CDS encoding peptide MFS transporter, producing MAITIPSHQPETLWGHPKGLYVLFFTELWERFSFYGMRALLIFYLTRHFLYSGKESGLLYGSYLALVFLSPMIGGYLADRWLGQRKAVLFGGMVIASGHILLGTEDFLGGSQATLGVFWIGLSLIVVGTGFLKANISALVGKLYAQHDPRRDSAYTLFYMGINIGGAVGPLMCGLLGETLGWSYGFGAAAIGMIAGIIVFARGKRHLLGGGEAPDPAALAQPVLGVKREWLIYGSTIPLTLLSWLLLVSPKLTGTLLAAGGLLVGLLLVWIALARLEGEERRKLLYALALVVIQPVFWGLYEQSGSSLNLFIDYHVNRMILGYEVPASVFQALPPLFVCLIALPFAALWLRLAKRNRMPTPLSSFGFGIIMVGGGFVLMAAAQLVPADQKVPLTFIFLLFLCHAVGEMCLSPVGLSAMSRFAPRHMTSFLMGTWFLATAAGNFSAGVIASVIEVMGGGANGGDRAIILDAYLRIGLVAAAIGAFVLTLNIGAQQYIRWRGAIPV from the coding sequence ATGGCGATCACCATTCCGTCCCATCAGCCCGAAACGCTCTGGGGCCATCCCAAGGGTCTCTACGTCCTCTTCTTCACCGAATTATGGGAACGCTTCTCCTTCTACGGGATGCGCGCGCTCCTGATTTTCTATCTCACTCGCCATTTTCTCTATTCGGGCAAGGAATCGGGCCTTCTCTACGGTTCCTATCTGGCCCTGGTCTTCCTCTCGCCGATGATCGGCGGCTATCTGGCAGACAGGTGGCTGGGGCAGCGCAAGGCGGTGCTGTTCGGCGGGATGGTGATCGCCAGCGGCCATATATTGCTGGGAACGGAAGATTTCCTGGGTGGATCGCAAGCCACGTTAGGCGTCTTCTGGATCGGCCTGTCGCTCATCGTTGTCGGCACCGGCTTTCTCAAAGCCAATATCTCGGCGCTGGTGGGCAAGCTCTATGCCCAGCATGATCCGCGACGGGATTCCGCCTACACACTCTTCTACATGGGCATCAACATCGGCGGCGCGGTCGGTCCGTTGATGTGTGGCCTGCTGGGCGAAACGCTGGGCTGGAGCTACGGCTTCGGCGCGGCGGCCATCGGCATGATCGCGGGCATCATCGTCTTTGCGCGCGGCAAGCGTCATCTGCTGGGCGGCGGCGAAGCGCCCGATCCGGCAGCCCTGGCGCAACCCGTGCTGGGCGTGAAACGCGAATGGCTGATCTATGGCAGCACCATCCCCCTCACCCTGCTGAGTTGGCTATTGTTGGTGTCGCCCAAGCTGACCGGCACGCTTCTCGCCGCAGGCGGGCTGCTGGTCGGGCTGCTGCTGGTCTGGATCGCACTGGCGCGGCTGGAGGGGGAGGAACGGCGCAAGCTGCTGTATGCGCTGGCGCTGGTCGTCATTCAACCGGTCTTCTGGGGCCTCTATGAACAAAGCGGATCGTCGCTCAACCTCTTCATCGACTATCATGTAAACCGCATGATCCTGGGCTATGAGGTACCGGCTTCGGTCTTCCAGGCGCTACCCCCTCTCTTCGTCTGCCTGATCGCCTTGCCCTTCGCCGCGCTGTGGCTGCGACTGGCGAAACGCAACCGAATGCCGACCCCGCTCAGCAGCTTCGGTTTCGGCATCATCATGGTCGGCGGCGGCTTCGTGCTGATGGCGGCGGCGCAGCTTGTACCGGCGGATCAGAAAGTGCCGCTCACCTTCATCTTCCTGCTGTTCCTCTGTCATGCCGTGGGGGAAATGTGCCTTTCCCCGGTGGGCCTGTCCGCCATGTCGCGCTTCGCGCCGCGCCACATGACCAGCTTCCTGATGGGCACCTGGTTCCTGGCGACGGCGGCGGGCAATTTCAGCGCGGGCGTCATCGCTTCGGTGATCGAGGTGATGGGCGGCGGCGCCAATGGCGGCGACCGGGCGATCATCCTCGACGCCTATCTGCGCATCGGCCTGGTCGCGGCAGCGATCGGCGCATTCGTCCTGACCCTCAATATCGGGGCGCAGCAATACATCCGCTGGCGAGGCGCTATCCCGGTCTAA
- a CDS encoding GntR family transcriptional regulator, producing MTIVVRTLAERIFEVIRERIVEGKLPDREPVRQDALAAELGVSKIPLREALARLEHEGLLTSQANRGWFVRPMSADQAEEIYLLRLVIEPVAAAFSCVRATEEDKQAAIKAFELLDAAAHDNLNDVAVRNREFHVSLVRPGGRLLTTQLVERLEVLAERYVLAHLEPAGRGDRAHLEHQALLDAWLAGKGDDVQSLLTSHIASTLDDLRAQLAASHTQ from the coding sequence GTGACCATCGTCGTCCGCACTCTTGCCGAACGTATCTTTGAAGTGATCCGCGAACGGATTGTCGAGGGAAAGTTGCCTGACCGGGAGCCGGTACGGCAGGATGCTCTCGCGGCCGAACTGGGCGTCAGCAAAATTCCCTTGCGCGAAGCGCTGGCGCGGCTGGAGCATGAGGGATTACTGACCAGTCAGGCCAATCGCGGCTGGTTCGTCCGCCCCATGTCGGCCGACCAGGCCGAGGAAATCTACCTGCTGCGCCTGGTGATCGAACCGGTCGCTGCCGCCTTTTCCTGCGTCCGCGCGACGGAAGAGGACAAGCAGGCGGCGATCAAGGCCTTCGAACTGCTGGACGCCGCAGCGCATGACAATCTGAACGATGTCGCGGTGCGCAACCGGGAATTTCACGTCTCGCTGGTTCGTCCGGGCGGGCGGCTGCTGACCACCCAGTTGGTCGAGCGGCTGGAAGTGCTGGCCGAACGCTATGTGCTCGCGCATCTGGAGCCAGCCGGCCGCGGCGACCGCGCTCATCTGGAACATCAGGCGCTGCTCGACGCCTGGCTCGCGGGCAAGGGGGATGACGTCCAGTCATTGCTGACCAGCCACATCGCCAGCACGCTGGACGATCTGCGGGCGCAACTCGCCGCCAGCCACACACAATGA
- a CDS encoding amino acid permease → MLGPRKSIEKLAQRESGHSLAKTLSWPHLIALGVGAIVGTGIYTLTGVGAERAGPAVILAFAIAGAVCACAALAYAEMATLIPAAGSAYTFSYAAMGETIAWIVGWSLILEYSLACSTVAVGWSGYLVGWLQSTGVHLPAMLLVGPHGGGLINLPAVLVALAVMGMLIAGTRESATLNIILVIIKLIALSIFVAMALPAFQSTNLEPFMPYGFASTEIEGQKRGVMAAAAIVFFAFYGFDAVATSAEEAKNPGRDLTIGIIGSMLVCTVIYMAVAIAAVGALPFLQLANSPEPLALVLRQLGQPVAAHLIALAAVIALPSVILVMMYGQSRVFFVMARDGLLPRSLAKISPRTGAPTRITLMTGISIALVAGIFRLDEIAELANAGTLIAFMAVGACLMILRRRSPELPRLFRCPQPYVVGTLTILGCAYLLFSLPDATLVRFGVWNVIGLLFYFLYSRSRSDARRDAAIA, encoded by the coding sequence ATGCTCGGACCACGCAAATCCATCGAAAAGCTCGCCCAGCGCGAGTCCGGGCATAGTCTGGCCAAGACATTGAGTTGGCCCCATCTGATCGCGCTGGGCGTCGGCGCGATCGTCGGCACCGGCATCTATACACTGACAGGTGTCGGCGCCGAGCGCGCCGGCCCCGCCGTCATCCTGGCCTTCGCCATTGCCGGCGCGGTCTGCGCCTGCGCCGCGCTCGCCTATGCCGAAATGGCCACCCTTATCCCGGCGGCGGGCAGCGCCTATACGTTCAGCTATGCCGCCATGGGCGAAACCATCGCCTGGATCGTCGGCTGGAGTCTGATCCTCGAATATTCGCTTGCCTGTTCGACCGTCGCGGTAGGCTGGTCGGGCTATCTGGTCGGCTGGCTGCAATCGACGGGCGTCCATCTGCCCGCGATGTTGCTGGTCGGGCCGCATGGCGGGGGTCTCATCAACCTGCCTGCCGTCCTCGTCGCATTGGCCGTGATGGGGATGTTGATCGCCGGGACGCGCGAAAGCGCAACGCTCAACATCATCCTCGTCATCATCAAGCTGATTGCCCTGTCGATCTTCGTCGCGATGGCGCTGCCTGCCTTTCAATCGACCAATCTCGAACCCTTCATGCCCTATGGTTTCGCCAGCACAGAGATTGAGGGGCAGAAGCGCGGCGTGATGGCGGCGGCGGCCATCGTCTTTTTTGCCTTCTATGGCTTCGATGCCGTCGCTACTTCGGCGGAAGAAGCCAAGAATCCGGGTCGCGACCTGACCATCGGCATCATCGGGTCGATGCTGGTCTGCACCGTCATCTATATGGCGGTCGCTATCGCCGCCGTGGGCGCCCTGCCCTTCCTCCAGCTCGCCAATTCGCCGGAGCCGCTGGCGCTGGTCCTGCGCCAGCTTGGCCAGCCGGTCGCCGCCCACCTGATCGCGCTCGCCGCCGTCATCGCCCTGCCTTCGGTCATTCTGGTGATGATGTATGGGCAAAGCCGCGTCTTCTTCGTCATGGCGCGCGACGGGCTGCTGCCGCGTAGCCTGGCCAAGATCAGCCCGCGCACGGGCGCGCCGACCCGCATCACACTGATGACCGGTATCTCGATCGCCCTGGTCGCCGGTATCTTCCGCCTGGATGAGATCGCCGAACTCGCCAATGCCGGCACCTTGATCGCCTTCATGGCGGTGGGCGCCTGCCTCATGATCCTGCGCCGCCGATCGCCCGAATTGCCGCGCCTGTTCCGTTGCCCGCAACCCTATGTCGTCGGCACGCTGACCATATTGGGCTGCGCCTATCTGCTCTTCAGCCTGCCCGACGCCACGCTGGTGCGCTTTGGCGTCTGGAACGTGATCGGCCTGCTCTTCTACTTCCTTTACAGCCGCAGCCGCAGCGATGCCCGACGGGATGCCGCCATCGCCTGA
- a CDS encoding glycoside hydrolase family 27 protein, translating into MSRALFTATALAAASLCAASPAAAKTAFDGVWLFDKAPPMPGVTMMEVRSKGAKIEGHVTTLWYGPIEMMNPRIQDGRLLFEARNINDRDHPTRPWSVSLDKGQAHLKGRIWASEVDTQGYRGTTKDAKARTFRFTALPPLGQPIPGKLATTPPMGWSSWNKFAEHIDDRTVRAMADAMVSTGLRDAGYLYINIDDGWQGKRDANDMLQPNEKFPDMKALTAYVHSKGLKIGIYSSQGPRTCAGYEGSYGHVAQDAKSFADWGFDYLKYDLCSGEWFYADADRVKRSYHEMGAALQATGRDILFSLCEYGRFDVGSWGRDVGGQLWRTTGDITDDYETMTKIGFDKNGNPAHAGPHGWNDPDMLEIGNGGMSAAEYRTHMTLWAMSAAPLMMGHDLRETSAETLALLTNRRVIAVDQDARGVQGKAVRKQGALEVWAKPLADGRVALALFNRGAESASLELTAADAGFSSVTQVEDLWSGATAAILPTSYTVPAHGAVMIAVKGQ; encoded by the coding sequence ATGTCACGCGCCCTTTTCACCGCAACCGCCCTTGCTGCCGCCTCCCTCTGTGCAGCATCTCCTGCCGCTGCCAAAACCGCTTTCGACGGCGTCTGGCTGTTCGACAAGGCGCCCCCGATGCCCGGCGTCACGATGATGGAAGTAAGGAGCAAGGGCGCGAAAATCGAAGGTCATGTCACCACTCTCTGGTACGGCCCGATCGAGATGATGAACCCGCGTATCCAGGACGGCCGCCTGCTGTTCGAAGCGCGCAACATCAATGATCGCGATCATCCCACACGCCCATGGAGTGTCAGCCTGGACAAGGGGCAGGCACATCTGAAAGGCCGAATCTGGGCGAGCGAGGTCGATACCCAGGGCTATCGTGGCACGACGAAAGACGCCAAGGCCCGCACCTTCCGCTTCACCGCGCTGCCGCCGCTGGGCCAGCCCATTCCCGGCAAGCTCGCCACGACACCCCCCATGGGATGGAGCAGTTGGAACAAATTCGCCGAACATATCGACGACAGGACGGTGCGGGCCATGGCCGACGCGATGGTGTCAACCGGCCTGCGCGATGCGGGCTATCTTTACATCAACATCGATGATGGCTGGCAGGGCAAGCGCGACGCCAATGATATGCTCCAGCCCAATGAGAAGTTCCCGGACATGAAGGCGTTGACCGCCTATGTCCATTCGAAGGGGCTGAAGATCGGCATCTATAGTTCGCAGGGGCCGCGCACCTGCGCCGGATATGAAGGCAGCTACGGCCATGTCGCGCAGGATGCGAAGAGTTTCGCCGATTGGGGCTTCGACTATCTGAAATATGATCTCTGCTCGGGCGAATGGTTCTACGCCGATGCCGATAGGGTGAAACGCAGCTATCATGAAATGGGCGCAGCGTTGCAGGCGACCGGGCGGGACATCCTCTTCTCGCTCTGCGAATATGGCCGCTTCGACGTGGGCAGTTGGGGCCGGGACGTGGGTGGTCAGCTCTGGCGCACGACCGGCGACATCACCGACGATTATGAGACGATGACCAAAATCGGCTTCGACAAGAATGGCAATCCCGCTCATGCTGGCCCGCATGGCTGGAACGATCCCGACATGCTGGAAATCGGCAATGGCGGGATGAGCGCCGCCGAATATCGCACCCATATGACGCTATGGGCCATGTCGGCCGCGCCGCTGATGATGGGCCATGACCTGCGCGAAACGAGCGCGGAGACCTTGGCTCTGCTGACCAATCGCCGCGTCATCGCGGTCGATCAGGATGCGCGCGGCGTGCAGGGCAAGGCGGTGCGCAAACAGGGCGCGCTGGAAGTCTGGGCCAAGCCGCTCGCCGATGGTCGCGTGGCGCTGGCCCTGTTCAATCGCGGCGCCGAAAGCGCGTCTCTGGAGCTGACCGCCGCCGACGCCGGTTTCTCCTCTGTTACCCAGGTCGAGGATCTCTGGTCGGGCGCCACCGCCGCCATCCTGCCAACCAGCTACACCGTCCCGGCGCATGGCGCGGTGATGATCGCGGTGAAGGGGCAATAA
- a CDS encoding glycoside hydrolase family 2 TIM barrel-domain containing protein, translating into MIRILMQSCAASALVTSLLLVPTFAQVDPPEWEQPEVTRQGAEPMHTTFDGFETRAGALSRDTAKSRYHLSLDGEWKFHLSPTPESRPVDFYRPDYDTSGWGTITVPGIWQAEGHGRPVFVGSGYPFPRNQPKIDHSLNEVGSYRREVVIPAHFAGRRLLLTIGAAGAAYYLWVNGQQVGYSEDSKLPAEFDISRYARPGRNLIAIELYRFADGSYLEDQDFWRVNGIERSISLYAAPPTHIRDLTVDAGLEHDYRDGRLGLTVDVGGSGPAATRVRATLLDGQHSLFVREANGRPSVRIAASLPDVKAWTAETPNLYTLLIELLDDKGKLIEATSRRIGFRTVEIAEGEVRVNGKRIMIRGVNRHEHDPKTFRIVSEATMRRDIELMKAANINAVRTSHYPNDPRWYDLADEYGLYIMDEANIESHGYLSLSQERGNDPSVLLGNDPAWRAAHLDRVQRMVARDRNHPSVIFWSLGNETGIGSSFEEAAKWVKANDPSRLVSFLGWSMSGWRHPVNPYVDIFAPMYDDVPKMVDYAQDPALKQPLILCEYAHAMGNSLGDLEGYWQAMRSHRKLQGGFVWDWVDQTILMTDKDGRPYWGQGLDYDPDPKAPGVHGDDSPVGDGVIQSDRTPDPEYYELAKVQSPIAFTADAGGYHILNRHDHIDLSRFTLDWTLMEDGVAAAQGSLPMPTVAPGESAPLPLSLPAPKNGSAERILILRARARAGAVPMLPAGHVVGWEQFPLSAPALPAPPPGDIVPVETSGTLSLSAGGNVLEIDRATGLVRRYARGGTLLLSGGAPNFWRAPTDNDIGAGVPKSHAMWQYFSEHRRVESVERSGNAIIVRHDMGVGSVKVETRWTMAADGRVGVTMRFDPIRDTLPDPLRVGLAFDTSATLTKVNWYGRGPQETYADRKTGGLIARWSGTVADQYHDYARPQESGNKSDVRWIELTGGGTGLRVIGAQPLSVNALAFPYADLAMKPPAQAHSSDIRPHGNGTLLIDAAQAGVGGDTGWNLDGRPHMPFRIPLKSMTYSFTIDASR; encoded by the coding sequence ATGATACGAATACTGATGCAATCCTGCGCCGCCAGCGCTTTAGTCACCAGTCTTCTTCTCGTTCCAACCTTTGCGCAGGTCGATCCGCCCGAATGGGAACAGCCGGAGGTGACCCGCCAAGGTGCCGAGCCGATGCACACGACTTTCGACGGGTTCGAGACGCGCGCGGGCGCCCTGTCGCGCGATACGGCCAAGTCCCGCTATCATCTCTCGCTCGACGGCGAATGGAAGTTTCACCTTTCGCCCACACCCGAAAGCCGCCCGGTCGACTTCTATCGTCCCGATTATGACACCAGCGGCTGGGGCACGATAACGGTGCCCGGCATCTGGCAGGCGGAGGGCCATGGCCGCCCGGTCTTCGTCGGCAGCGGCTATCCCTTTCCGCGTAACCAGCCGAAAATCGATCACAGCCTCAACGAGGTCGGCTCCTATCGGCGCGAAGTCGTCATCCCCGCCCATTTCGCCGGCCGCCGCCTGCTGCTGACCATCGGCGCGGCGGGCGCGGCCTATTATCTCTGGGTCAACGGCCAGCAGGTCGGCTATTCCGAAGACTCCAAACTGCCCGCCGAATTCGACATCAGCCGTTACGCGCGCCCCGGCCGCAATCTGATCGCGATCGAACTCTATCGCTTCGCCGATGGCAGCTATCTGGAAGATCAGGACTTCTGGCGGGTCAACGGCATCGAGCGCAGCATCAGCCTTTATGCAGCGCCGCCAACCCATATCCGTGATCTGACCGTCGATGCCGGACTGGAGCATGACTATCGCGACGGACGGTTGGGTCTGACGGTCGATGTCGGTGGCAGCGGTCCAGCCGCGACGCGCGTACGCGCGACCCTGCTCGATGGCCAACACAGCCTGTTCGTGCGTGAAGCAAACGGCCGCCCTTCCGTCCGGATCGCCGCCAGTCTGCCGGACGTGAAGGCATGGACCGCCGAAACACCCAATCTCTACACGCTGCTGATCGAACTGCTGGATGACAAGGGCAAGCTGATCGAGGCGACCAGCCGCCGCATCGGTTTCCGCACCGTCGAGATCGCCGAAGGCGAAGTGCGGGTGAACGGCAAGCGGATCATGATCCGCGGCGTCAATCGCCACGAACATGATCCCAAGACCTTCCGCATCGTTTCCGAAGCGACCATGCGCCGCGACATCGAACTGATGAAGGCGGCCAATATCAATGCGGTGCGCACATCCCACTATCCCAACGATCCGCGCTGGTATGATCTGGCCGACGAATATGGGCTCTACATCATGGATGAGGCCAATATTGAGAGCCATGGCTATCTCAGCCTGTCGCAGGAGCGGGGCAATGATCCTTCCGTGCTGCTGGGCAACGACCCTGCCTGGCGCGCCGCGCATCTCGACCGGGTGCAGCGGATGGTCGCGCGCGATCGCAACCATCCTTCCGTCATCTTCTGGTCGCTGGGCAATGAGACCGGCATCGGCTCCAGCTTCGAGGAAGCGGCGAAATGGGTGAAGGCCAATGACCCGTCGCGCCTCGTCAGCTTCCTGGGCTGGAGCATGAGCGGCTGGCGCCACCCGGTGAACCCCTATGTCGATATCTTCGCGCCCATGTATGACGATGTGCCCAAGATGGTGGATTATGCGCAGGACCCGGCCCTCAAACAACCGCTGATCCTCTGCGAATATGCCCATGCCATGGGCAACAGCCTGGGCGATCTGGAGGGATATTGGCAGGCAATGCGGTCGCATCGAAAGTTGCAGGGCGGTTTCGTCTGGGACTGGGTCGACCAGACGATCCTGATGACGGACAAGGACGGGCGGCCCTATTGGGGCCAGGGGCTGGACTATGATCCCGATCCCAAGGCGCCCGGCGTGCATGGCGACGACAGCCCGGTGGGCGACGGTGTGATCCAGTCCGACCGCACGCCCGATCCGGAATATTATGAACTGGCCAAGGTTCAGTCCCCGATCGCCTTCACAGCTGACGCCGGCGGCTATCATATCCTCAACCGCCACGACCATATCGACCTGTCGCGCTTCACATTGGACTGGACGCTGATGGAGGACGGCGTCGCCGCCGCGCAGGGCAGCCTGCCCATGCCCACCGTCGCGCCGGGGGAAAGCGCGCCGCTGCCCCTATCCCTCCCCGCGCCGAAAAATGGATCGGCCGAGCGCATCCTTATATTGCGCGCCCGCGCCAGGGCAGGTGCGGTGCCGATGCTGCCCGCTGGCCATGTCGTGGGCTGGGAGCAATTTCCCCTGTCCGCGCCCGCCCTCCCCGCGCCACCGCCCGGCGATATTGTGCCAGTCGAGACGTCCGGCACGCTCAGCCTGTCGGCCGGCGGCAATGTGCTGGAGATCGACCGCGCGACCGGGCTGGTGCGGCGCTATGCGCGTGGCGGTACGCTGCTCCTCTCCGGCGGCGCACCCAATTTCTGGCGCGCGCCGACCGACAATGACATCGGCGCAGGCGTCCCCAAAAGCCATGCCATGTGGCAATATTTCTCCGAGCATCGGCGCGTGGAATCGGTCGAGCGATCGGGCAACGCCATCATCGTGCGCCACGATATGGGCGTGGGATCGGTGAAGGTCGAAACCCGCTGGACGATGGCGGCGGACGGCCGCGTCGGCGTAACGATGCGCTTCGATCCGATCCGCGACACGCTGCCCGATCCATTGCGGGTCGGCCTTGCCTTCGACACATCCGCCACCCTGACCAAAGTGAACTGGTACGGCCGTGGCCCGCAGGAGACCTATGCTGACCGCAAGACCGGCGGCCTTATCGCACGTTGGAGCGGGACCGTCGCGGATCAATATCATGATTATGCCCGTCCGCAGGAATCGGGGAACAAGAGCGACGTGCGCTGGATCGAGCTGACCGGCGGCGGCACGGGCCTGCGTGTCATCGGCGCGCAACCGCTCTCGGTCAATGCGCTCGCCTTCCCCTATGCCGACCTGGCGATGAAGCCACCGGCCCAAGCGCACAGTTCCGACATCCGCCCGCATGGCAATGGCACGCTGCTGATCGATGCGGCGCAGGCGGGCGTGGGCGGCGACACCGGATGGAATCTGGACGGACGGCCCCACATGCCCTTCCGCATCCCGCTCAAGTCGATGACCTATTCCTTCACCATCGACGCATCGCGCTGA